From the genome of Moritella sp. F3:
ATCTTCCTACCCGCAGTGGGACGTGATTCGCCAGAATATGATTATTGGCGATATTACCTTATTGCAACCCGGTAAATACAACATCATTATTGGTCGCAGTATGGCCACTTCTTTGAATGCTAAGCTTGGCGACAAAATAAGGCTTATCTCGACCAGGGGCAGTGTATTTACGCCGATGGGGCGCGTACCGAGTCAACGCAAGTTTACAGTCGTCGGTATTTACGCTGTTGGTTCTGATGTTGAAGCGACGCAAGTGTTAGTGAATATTATCGATGCCGGTAAGCTTGTTCGTTTACCTGCTTCTGCTCCGATGCAGCACCGTGTGTTTGTGAATGACCCATTTTCGGTTAATGAGTTAGCGAGTCGTGAATTTTTCATTAATAGCTTTGATTCTCTCGATTGGCAAACTGCACGTGGTGAATTATTCCAAGCGGTGAGAATGGAAAAGAATATGATCGGTTTATTGCTGTTTTTAATTATTACTGTTGCAGTGTTTAATATCTTGTCATCGTTAGTGATGTTAGTAACAGAGAAAGAAACTGATGTAGCGATTATGAAAACGCTCGGCATGAACAGATCGACGATTGTACAAATATTTGTTATTCAAGGTGCTTGGACTGGCGTGTTAGGCGCTATGGCTGGTGGCCTTTTAGGCATACTGCTAGCGGCTAACCTGAATGAATTTATGTCACTGATAGGCCTTAACCTGTTAGCGCAAGCATCTGGCGGAGCACGTTTATTACCTGTTTTATTTGATTGGTCGCAGATTGCGTCAATTATTTTCGGTGCGATTGCATTAAGTCTACTCGCAACACTTTATCCTGCATTTAGAGCGGCAAATGTAAAACCTGCCGAGGCACTACGTTATGAATAATTCTTTATTAGTTTGCAATAATCTCGAAAAAATTTACCAAGAAGGTAATCTTGATACTCACGTATTAAAGCAAGTATCGCTGACGATCGAAAAAGGTGAACTGATTGCGATTGTTGGCCGCTCTGGTTCAGGCAAAAGTACCTTACTACATTTAATGGGCGCGTTAGATACACCGACGTCAGGCTCTGTACACCTTAATGGAATCGATATTCATAGCATGTCACAGTCACAACAAGCGGCAATGCGTAATCAGAATATGGGCTTTGTGTATCAATTTCATCACCTGCTGAATGAATTTACTGCGTTAGAAAACGTCTGTATGCCGTTATTGATCGCGGGTATGAAGGTTACGCTGGCGAAAGAAAAAGCCTTGGCGATGTTAGAGCGTGTTGGGTTATCGCATCGTATTGAACATAAGCCGAGTGAACTTTCTGGTGGTGAACGTCAACGTGTTGCCATTGCACGTGCGTTAATTAATGAACCAAATATTGTGTTAGCAGATGAACCGACGGGTAACCTAGACCAAGGTAGTGCGGATACTATTTTTAATTTGATTAAAGAATTAAATGAAACGTGCGATACTGCTTTTATTATCGTGACCCATGATGAAGAGTTGGCTAACCGATTAGGACGTACTTTACATATGGTTGATGGTGTATTGTCTAGCGATACAGCAACCTCGCCAGTAAATCCTGCGACGGAGGAAGTATAATGTTTCGTCCGTTAGCGGCTTATATCGGATTGAGATATACATCGTCTAAACGCCGTAATGGCTTAATCGCGTTTATTTCGGCGTCATCAACGGTTGGCATTGCATTAGGCGTGATGGTGTTGATCATTGCTTTATCAGCAATGAACGGTTTTGAGTACGAGCTGAAAAATAGAATATTGGCGGTTGTGCCCAATGGTGAGCTTGAAGGGGTAAATAAACCCTTTAATGACTGGCAACGCACCCAAGGCAAATTACTTACGCATCCGGAAGTTGTTGGGGCTGCTCCTTTTATTAAACTCAATGGTTTATTACAAAAGGGCAATGAACTAAAGGCCGTGCAACTTCGTGCTGTTGATAGTGAGGCTGAGAAGCAAGTTTCTGAAGTGTATCGTTATGTTGAAGAGGGCAGTTGGGATAGCTTAAATGAGACTGCGAATAACCGAACTGTGGTCATCGGGCGCGGTATTGCTAAAGAATTGAATTTAACGCTTGGTGATCCGGTTACGGTTCTATTGTCGCAGCAGTCAGGTAATTCATTTAAATCACCACGCCGTTTTAGCTTTACTGTTTCTGGCATTATTCACCTTAGCGGTCAGTTAGATAATAACCTTGCTTATATCCCTTTGAGCGCAGCACAAGATATTCAAGATAAAGCGTTTAAAGCTGATGGTATGAGTATTAAGGTGTCGGACATCTTTGCTGCTAATCGCATTGTGCGTGAAGTGGGGAGTGAGTTAGACCATTATCTTTATATCCGTAGCTGGATGACGAGTCAGGGGTTCTTATATCAAGATATTCAAATGGTTAAAAGTTTGATGTACGTGATCTTGATATTAGTGATTGCGGTTGCTTGTTTTAATATTGTCACTACCTTGGTGATGGCTGTTAATGATAAACGTGCTGATATTGCGATTTTAAAAACCATGGGTGCATCCAATGCGCTACTGCGTTTGATCTTTATTGTACACGGCGGTATCAACGGCATTCTTGGTGTTGTTTCTGGCACAATACTGGGTATTTTGATCTCAGAGAATCTGACGGTGATCATCAAATTTATCGAAAGGTTGATCGACCATGAATTCTTGTCGGGTGATATTTACTTTATTAACTTTTTACCGTCACAACTTGCATTGAATGATGTGCTGGTGGTTGGTGGTGTTGCGATGGTGATGAGTGTTATTGCGACAATTTACCCCGCTAATAAAGCCTGTGGCGTACAGCCTGCACGTGAGCTAGGGAATAAATAAGCTATTTGAAAGATGTATCCCTTAATTACATAAGGGATACATTGATTTTAGTGGGTTAGTCAGTATAAGAGCTAAGGTCTGCGAATATAAATAACAGCACGCGATTCTCTGTTCGTGCTAGAGATATATCAAATTTAGTATCACTAGTGATACTATCGGCGTAATGCAATTTTATCGTCGAAGGATTTTGAATGTCTGAAGTTTTATCCCCTCAAGTACAACCAACCGAAGTACTTTTTACCCAAGGAATTACTCAATCTTTAACGCAGGTGTTGTGGCTTGAGCAAACAGATTGCAGCCTTTATGTTGTTACCGAGCAAACGCCGTTTCATCCAGTGAGCCATATCTGGGCAGATCATCCTGCTGACAAAGGCGTTCTAGTATATGAAGGCAATAAATATACTGTGATTGATTGTGTCACTGGTGCGTTTGATATAGAAAATAACAAACTATTTAAAGGCAGTGATATACCTGTAAAACGCGGTGAAGCCGGGTGGCATTTTGTTGTTGTTCATGAAATAGCATCAGGTTTGCTACTCAATGTGAATGACACTGTCGAACTCGTTGTTGATACGGATTATCAAGCATCTCTCAGCCGTGGCCACAGTGCAGGACATTTATCTTCTTATGCATTAAACAAAGTACTTGAGCAAACGTATTGGCGTAAAGACGCTTCACGCAAAGATGTGTTAAACAATAGAGACTTTCATTCATACGCGCAGGTACTAAGTCTGGTTTCTGAAAACCAATCCACAGACAGCTACCGTTTAGGTAAAACGTTGAAAAAACGAGGTCTCAATGTAGCAGAAATGCTTGCTGATCTTGCGACTATTGAAGCGAAAGTGAATGATGTGCTCGCAACTTGGATTACGACTCAAGCACCTGTTGTGATGAAACGAGAAGGTGATTTACTGACTGACTCACGCTTTTGGTGTTGTGACTTAGGTATTGGCGAAAGTATTACCATGCCTTGCGGTGGTTCACACATACAGAGCTTGGCTGAATATAACGAGGTTAAGATTACATTGACGTTAAAGTCTGATCAAGATTTAGAAATGATCACAACGGCGAGCTAATTATGTTATTCGGTATTTGTTACATTTAATACATTACTATTTAATAGTAAGTAGATAATTGATATTGTTATATTTCAATGCCAGCATCGCGTCCAATATGGATGCTGTTCGTTAGTATTAATTGTTTGTTTTTAGAGATTGAATCTATGTTTTTGATAGGAATATTTTATGACAAGTGATATTAGACTCCGCGCGTTGGAAAGAACCGACTTACGCTTTATTCATCAGCTCAATAATAATCGTACGATTATGTCTTATTGGTTTGAGGAACCTTATGAATCATTTGATGAACTCGAAGAGCTGTATAATAAACATATCCATGACAAGACTGAGCGTCGCTTTATAGTCGAAAACACGGATAATGAAATGGTTGGTCTCGTTGAGCTTGTTGAGATTAACACTATCCACCGTAATGCCGAGTTTCAAATTATCATTACCCCTGAATTTCAAGGTAAAGGCTACGCGATGGCCTTGATTGATCGCGCCCTGAATTATGCCTTTACCATTCTAAATCTGCATAAAGTGTATCTGCATGTGGCTATTGATAATGAAAAAGCGATTCATTTGTACCAAAAATGTGGTTTCATTGAAGAGGGGCACTTGGTGAAAGAGATTTTCATTAATGGTCAGTACTGCGATGTTAAACGCATGTATGTACTGCAAGATGCTTACGCAATTGTACATTATGCCTAATCGAATAGTACTTAATCATCAGAACTGAAGTATTTAGCAATTGCTACAAGCACTAATATGTAGGATGCAAAGGCACTTAAAATGCCTTTGCATTATGTTTATTAAGCGCTAATACCTGCATGATAGCCTGGTACGCGAAATAGCTTACGGCATAAATCAAGGAACTGGCCGTAAAACACACCAACAAAGCAAGATACAACCGCATTACTTGATACTGCAGTGACGATTTGAGCAAAGTCAGCACCAACAGATAACAGAATTAATGCATAAACAGGTGATTGGAAAGAAACGTAAGCAAATGTATCACCAAGCTGTTTACTCAGCTTATTCTTCATTAATTTTGCGCAGTTCTTAATAATAACATCACGATATAAACCATAGGGATAAGCAATTGCTATATTCACAGGGATTGAGACCATTCTAGAAGCTAAAGATTGTTGAAACGACATCCCTGAGATAAAAATCTCAATCAACATACCCACAACAAAACTAAATACTACCATTGCGAATGTATCAGCTGCGGCATTACGGACGCAGAAAGGGGCTTTAACTTGCACTTGCTTATCTCCAACTAGACTAATATCGTGTTTAAAATGTTTGATTCATCACTTATAAACTGGATGTTTAACTGTGAGTGGAATATGTGACTATTAAATCACGTAACAAGCAGTTTTAATCACTGTAGTTTGGTTTGTTTTTAAGTTTTTTATGTATTTAATACTGAGAATGGATGAAAAAGAGAGAGTAAATGCTGGGTAATACAAAAGAAAGGCTTGGTTAGTGTGACGTGGCTCAAATTACTGACCGAAATTAACGGTCAGCATCTCGTAAGTGGGTGTTTTTTATTGACAGGCTGGTCAGGATGTTAAACTTCTAAGGTGATCTCATAGCTGGTAAATTTACGCATGTTAATTACACCTGTGTCAAAAAACATATATTGGCCTTTAATACCTTGCAGTACACCAGTAACAACAGGCTCTTTATCAAAGTTATGTGAGATGATTTTTGTTGGGTGCTCAGTAATAGGGTAGTTAATCGTCACAATCTCTTCTTCAAGCTCTTCAATTGCATCTAAGCCGTACATCATTTCGATATTACCTAACTGTTCTTCAATTAAAGGCATTAAGCGTGCAGCCTCTGCTTTTAAGTCAAGATCGGCGTTTTCGCCTTTTAGCATTGTACGCCAATTTGTTTTATCACCAATGAATTCAGCGAGTGCGGTTTCAACTAACCCAGATATTAAGCGCGTTTTAACTTTGAATATAGGCAGGCCTTGTGTAGCCCCTTGATCAATCCAGCGCGTTGGTAATTGCGTATGGCGAGTTATGCCAACCTTTAATGCAGATGTATTTGAAAGGTAAACATAATGGTCTGTCATACAGAAATCATCAGCCCATTCTGGTTGGCGGCAGGTACCGTGTTCATAGTGACATGTTTCTGGTTTCATAATACACATGTCACAACTTGCCAGTTTACGTGTACAAACGAAGCAGTGGCCTTGTGAATAGCTTTTCTTGGTTTTTTTGCCACAGCTCAAGCAATGTATATTGCCCGTATGGATCATCGTGATTGATTTACCGATAAATTCGTTTAAAGGAATTAACGTATCGTCGAGTGGTAACTGGTAACTCACACTGCTATCTGCATTGAGAGTTGAGACCATTTTACTGATATGACCGGTGTATGACATTGTATGATATTCCATTGCTCGTGAAATTATAGAGGCTGATGTTAATTGATAAATTGCGTATTTATTCTTTTATATAGCGATAAATTGACGCCGGATTAACAAAAGCCGTGTAATTATAAAGTAATTCTATATAATACTTGGTCTGAAATTTCTTTCTACTTATAGTTTTACTTTTGCTCATCTGATAACAATTTTGTTTTTCGATGATAAAATGTGCAACTAAAATTTCAGTTTATTATTGAGTGTTAGTCATTTTAATTTAACACTCAGCTAAACATTATCGCTTGGTGTGCTATTCACACCATAATTTATGCAAACGCTGCATCGTAGGCAGCATCACTGCAAAAGGATATAAAATGCCTGTTATTACTCTTCCTGATGGCGCTCAGCGTCAATTTGACAATCCAGTATCAATTATGGATATTGCCGCAGATATCAGTTCTGGTCTTGCTAAAGCGTGTATCGCTGGCCGTGTTAACGGTGAACGTGTTGACGCATGTGACCTGATCACTGAAGATGCTGCAATTGAAATCATTACTTCTAAAGATGCTGATGGTTTAGAGATCTTACGCCACTCTTGTGCGCATTTACTTGGTCATGCTATTAAGCAATTATGGCCAAACACCAAGATGGCTATTGGTCCAACCATTGATAAAGGCTTCTATTATGACGTCGAAATGGAAGAACCAATTAGTGAAGCTGATTTAGCTAAACTAGAAAAGCACATGACTAAACTGGTTAAGACCAACTATCAAGTAATTAAGAAAGTTGTATCTTGGCAAGAAGCACGTGACACGTTTGAAGCACGTGGTGAAACTTATAAAGTAGCTATCTTAGACGAGAACATTGGTCGAGATGAAACGCCTGCTTTATATCATCATGAAGAATACATCGATATGTGTCGTGGACCACACGTACCAGTAATGAAGCATTGCCAGCATTTTAAATTAATGTCTGTTGCTGGTGCATACTGGCGTGGTAACTCTGACAACAAGATGTTACAACGTGTTTATGGTACAGCTTGGACTGATAAGAAAGAGCTTAAAGAGTACCTTCAACGCCTTGTAGAAGCTGAAAAACGTGATCACCGTAAAATTGGTAAACAACTTGATCTTTACCATATGCAAGAAGATGCTCCGGGCATGGTGTTCTGGCATAACGACGGTTGGACGATCTTCCGTGAGTTAGAAACGTTCATTCGTGAAAAATTACGTGACTTTAATTACCAAGAAGTGAAAGGTCCACAAATCATGGATCGTAGCTTGTGGGAAAAATCAGGTCACTGGGACAAATATGCAGACGGTATGTTCTGTACGCATTCAGAAAATCGTGAATACGCGATTAAACCAATGAACTGTCCTGGTCATGTACAGATTTATAACCAAGGTTTAAAATCTTACCGTGATTTACCATTACGTATGGCTGAGTTTGGCTCATGTCACCGTAATGAACCATCTGGCTCGTTACATGGCTTAATGCGTGTACGTGGTTTCACTCAGGATGATGCTCATATCTTCTGTACTGAAGACCAAATACAACAAGAAGTGTCAGACTGTATCAAGATGGTTTTCGAAACTTATGAAACGTTTGGTTTCAAAAATATCGAAATTAAACTGTCAACACGCCCTGAAAATCGTGTAGGTAGTGACGAAACTTGGGATAAATCAGAAAAAGCACTTGCTGATGCATTAACAGCTAGTGGCCTAAGCTATG
Proteins encoded in this window:
- a CDS encoding lipoprotein-releasing ABC transporter permease subunit, which codes for MYYPLSLFIGLRYTRSKRNNRFVSFITLFSTAGITIGVLALITVLSVMNGFEQDLKTRILGAVPHVIVTPKSEVNDVDASLLALENDPLVAAVTPFLQADAMVQSKSQIQGAQLQGIDPSSYPQWDVIRQNMIIGDITLLQPGKYNIIIGRSMATSLNAKLGDKIRLISTRGSVFTPMGRVPSQRKFTVVGIYAVGSDVEATQVLVNIIDAGKLVRLPASAPMQHRVFVNDPFSVNELASREFFINSFDSLDWQTARGELFQAVRMEKNMIGLLLFLIITVAVFNILSSLVMLVTEKETDVAIMKTLGMNRSTIVQIFVIQGAWTGVLGAMAGGLLGILLAANLNEFMSLIGLNLLAQASGGARLLPVLFDWSQIASIIFGAIALSLLATLYPAFRAANVKPAEALRYE
- the lolD gene encoding lipoprotein-releasing ABC transporter ATP-binding protein LolD produces the protein MNNSLLVCNNLEKIYQEGNLDTHVLKQVSLTIEKGELIAIVGRSGSGKSTLLHLMGALDTPTSGSVHLNGIDIHSMSQSQQAAMRNQNMGFVYQFHHLLNEFTALENVCMPLLIAGMKVTLAKEKALAMLERVGLSHRIEHKPSELSGGERQRVAIARALINEPNIVLADEPTGNLDQGSADTIFNLIKELNETCDTAFIIVTHDEELANRLGRTLHMVDGVLSSDTATSPVNPATEEV
- the lolE gene encoding lipoprotein-releasing ABC transporter permease subunit LolE encodes the protein MFRPLAAYIGLRYTSSKRRNGLIAFISASSTVGIALGVMVLIIALSAMNGFEYELKNRILAVVPNGELEGVNKPFNDWQRTQGKLLTHPEVVGAAPFIKLNGLLQKGNELKAVQLRAVDSEAEKQVSEVYRYVEEGSWDSLNETANNRTVVIGRGIAKELNLTLGDPVTVLLSQQSGNSFKSPRRFSFTVSGIIHLSGQLDNNLAYIPLSAAQDIQDKAFKADGMSIKVSDIFAANRIVREVGSELDHYLYIRSWMTSQGFLYQDIQMVKSLMYVILILVIAVACFNIVTTLVMAVNDKRADIAILKTMGASNALLRLIFIVHGGINGILGVVSGTILGILISENLTVIIKFIERLIDHEFLSGDIYFINFLPSQLALNDVLVVGGVAMVMSVIATIYPANKACGVQPARELGNK
- a CDS encoding alanyl-tRNA editing protein yields the protein MSEVLSPQVQPTEVLFTQGITQSLTQVLWLEQTDCSLYVVTEQTPFHPVSHIWADHPADKGVLVYEGNKYTVIDCVTGAFDIENNKLFKGSDIPVKRGEAGWHFVVVHEIASGLLLNVNDTVELVVDTDYQASLSRGHSAGHLSSYALNKVLEQTYWRKDASRKDVLNNRDFHSYAQVLSLVSENQSTDSYRLGKTLKKRGLNVAEMLADLATIEAKVNDVLATWITTQAPVVMKREGDLLTDSRFWCCDLGIGESITMPCGGSHIQSLAEYNEVKITLTLKSDQDLEMITTAS
- the speG gene encoding spermidine N1-acetyltransferase codes for the protein MTSDIRLRALERTDLRFIHQLNNNRTIMSYWFEEPYESFDELEELYNKHIHDKTERRFIVENTDNEMVGLVELVEINTIHRNAEFQIIITPEFQGKGYAMALIDRALNYAFTILNLHKVYLHVAIDNEKAIHLYQKCGFIEEGHLVKEIFINGQYCDVKRMYVLQDAYAIVHYA
- a CDS encoding L-alanine exporter AlaE, with the protein product MQVKAPFCVRNAAADTFAMVVFSFVVGMLIEIFISGMSFQQSLASRMVSIPVNIAIAYPYGLYRDVIIKNCAKLMKNKLSKQLGDTFAYVSFQSPVYALILLSVGADFAQIVTAVSSNAVVSCFVGVFYGQFLDLCRKLFRVPGYHAGISA
- a CDS encoding DUF2797 domain-containing protein, whose protein sequence is MSYTGHISKMVSTLNADSSVSYQLPLDDTLIPLNEFIGKSITMIHTGNIHCLSCGKKTKKSYSQGHCFVCTRKLASCDMCIMKPETCHYEHGTCRQPEWADDFCMTDHYVYLSNTSALKVGITRHTQLPTRWIDQGATQGLPIFKVKTRLISGLVETALAEFIGDKTNWRTMLKGENADLDLKAEAARLMPLIEEQLGNIEMMYGLDAIEELEEEIVTINYPITEHPTKIISHNFDKEPVVTGVLQGIKGQYMFFDTGVINMRKFTSYEITLEV
- the thrS gene encoding threonine--tRNA ligase, which gives rise to MPVITLPDGAQRQFDNPVSIMDIAADISSGLAKACIAGRVNGERVDACDLITEDAAIEIITSKDADGLEILRHSCAHLLGHAIKQLWPNTKMAIGPTIDKGFYYDVEMEEPISEADLAKLEKHMTKLVKTNYQVIKKVVSWQEARDTFEARGETYKVAILDENIGRDETPALYHHEEYIDMCRGPHVPVMKHCQHFKLMSVAGAYWRGNSDNKMLQRVYGTAWTDKKELKEYLQRLVEAEKRDHRKIGKQLDLYHMQEDAPGMVFWHNDGWTIFRELETFIREKLRDFNYQEVKGPQIMDRSLWEKSGHWDKYADGMFCTHSENREYAIKPMNCPGHVQIYNQGLKSYRDLPLRMAEFGSCHRNEPSGSLHGLMRVRGFTQDDAHIFCTEDQIQQEVSDCIKMVFETYETFGFKNIEIKLSTRPENRVGSDETWDKSEKALADALTASGLSYEIQEGEGAFYGPKIEFTLHDCLDRAWQCGTIQLDFSMPEKLGAEYVCENNGRDTPVMIHRAILGSLERFIGILIEEYAGLFPTWISPVQAVVMNITDKQAVFATDFVEKMKKVGIRAKLDLRNEKIGFKIREHTLKRVPYLLVIGDKEVESGEIAVRTRKGVDLGTMKLDDFISKLQTEVNSRGKTTLEDSL